DNA from Scheffersomyces stipitis CBS 6054 chromosome 1, whole genome shotgun sequence:
ACTCgccaagaagaagtctcaACACTTCCAAGATAGTTACTGTACCTGAACCGTCATCGTCGGCTCCAGGagccttcaacaagttgggaaacaacaagttgatggaatCCTGATGGGCACCAACGACCACTTTGTCAGCTACTTCACCAGGAATCGAAACAATGATTGAGAACTGGTCCCAGCCATCGTGGTGGAACTTGGTCACAGAAACCTTTTCCTTCACTGGAGCTACAAGCGAAGAAATGTAGTCGTAGAGCCAGTTGGCACTTTCAAAACCCGACTCGGACTTATAGTATCTTGTGTAGAAGGAGgtgaacttgttcaagtttgCAGTAATAGAGTCGACGTCAATGGCAGCAATCAAACGGttgacttcatctttaTAGTGGGCTTTCTTTGGGTAATTGTACACCGGTGGCTCTTTTGCCAAATGGTGGAGCTGCTTGGAGCCTAAGGTCTTGAGAGTAGTAAAGAAGGATTGCTCAGGGGCCCCGATAACTCCGTCCTGAACGACTTTTTCAACAGGAACATGACGAGTCACATCGATAAAGTTGACATTGGATCTTCTGAGCTTCAATTTGTCAGCTTCAGAAACGAGTCTGTATTCGTCTGGGCCCAACTTGATGAGTCTGTTGGTTTCAGAAGAGAGTGTGAACGGgttggagaagaaggctGGAAGGGCGGAGGCGGAGGCCAACGCGAGCGAGAGAGCAATGCACACCTTCATGGTAAGGAgagaatttcaattgaacaagaagaagagaaaggcagaagagttgaaaaagagaaagatgAGTAAGACAGAACTCTAGCCAGCATGTGCATCTCTCTGTGGAGTAAACGGCTCGAGTATGTACAGGTCCAAGAGCCATAGCAGAAAAGGGCAATGGAACCCAGCAGTCTGACGCAGAGAGAAGCTCTATTAGCATATCAAAAATCGCAATGGGAATATACGGTGAGCATATAAAGTGTATTGCAGTGTATATTGCAAAGTGGATTGTAGAGTATATTGTAGTGGAGTATATTTTAGTGGAGCGTATTTTAGACTATTTGGTAAAGCAGaaatagctgcgaaaaatggATGGTTGCATACATACATATTCGTATGAGAAATCTACATGGCAAAAGAAAACGTCCTAATTGCACTCACTTATACTCACTCTAATATCTCTATGTAGGCTTACTATTCTTCACTATTCTTCACAATTCCTTACTATTCTAGACTGAATTTcacaattcttcagagtACCTTATGGTTCTATCGGCATACTCGCTTTAGCTCACTAATATGCTCTTGATGCCCACTATGGACTCTTGCTTTCACTCAATTCTATAGTAttcatttttcttctttctttacaTCTGAAACTCTCGTTTTGCATACGTTCTGCTTGATTAATACTTCATCTCTGCTCATGTCTGGTTACTTTCTGTCCTACCGTCTCTATCACTACCTTCAGCAGGTCGTGCGCGCTCAAAGCAcatcttgaaatttttgTAAACACTTGctacatttttcacttaACCCGACTCCTCCAGTCCCcactcttttctttgtctcCAACGATTCCAACGTATTATGGCGATTCCCACGTCTGTGCCGCTCAATGTGGGTTCATCAGTGCCCCCGCGGCCCACAGATGCAAATTCCAAATACATCGCACCGACTCTCAAATTGAAAGATGTCTCTGATTCGCTCCAGTTCCATCAAGACAGAAACTCCTCCTCCATGAACTCATCAAGAGGCAATTTGCTGAAACGCTTTTTACATCCGATGAGTCTTGATGCCAAAGAAGTCAACTACAAGATCAATGTGCCCAATTTTGCCAACTTGCCTCCATTGCAATTGGGCTCTAAGTTCATCAcggacttgaacaagatcgaTTCCTTGACTCCATCGGATCTCTACTACGGAGAAACTATCAACAAAACCGAAACGGGCTTGGACAATTACTACTTCGACTACGACAATGGCTTGGGCGAGTTTTCCCGCTTCGAAAAGATTAACCAGTTGAATCTCCCCGATAAGTTCTTTGATGAATACAACTCTACTGAATGTATAACCAAACAGGGCATGTTTCCCGAGATAGAAAGATCGTGGATTGCTATCGATAACAAGTTGGTCTTGTGGAACTATAAAGTGCCGCAGCTGTCGTTCAACCAATCATCGCAGTTTCTCACAATTGACCAGATCAGACACACCATCTTGACAGTAAAACTCGTCAAGCCCAAACCAGGCGTATTTGTCCCAGAAGTCAACTACTTGTTAGTTGTGGCCACCACAATCGACATCCacatcttcattatcaaataCGATTCttcattcaacaatttggaGATCTTCAATCCCGACTTGTCTATCTCTTCTCAAGGATTGATTGTCAACAACTTCACAGTAAACCCCAAGACGAACGACATATATTTCAGTGGAGAAGGAGATGGCATCAACATCTGGCGCTTGGACTattccaacaagtcgagcttcatcaagaacaagtgTGACAAGATCTGTTTGACTAAAAGTGGCCTTTCCAGCGTGATTCCTAACAAGTTACCTGGTCTCGGTCTTTTTGACTATCTGGAAACTtccaacaacgacaagtcGACCGCTCCCAACAACATCCCAGAGCTCTTGGTCCAGTTGGAAGTTGATCCAGAGAGAGATATCTTGTATTCGTTGTCTAACAAGTCTATAATCAGAGTCTACAAGCTTCAGCCAAAGCAAGAACAGCTCCATGAAGCCAGCAGATTAACGCCCAACCAGATATTCAAATCTGCCTCTAGTTTATTTGTAGATACTGCCAATATCAAGGTGTTTGAGCGTTTCAAAGTTATCAGCATTCAACATATTTCTCCTCAGGAATCTGGGGCAGTACAATTAATTGCTATCACCAGTAATGGCTGTCGAATCTTGCTTAAGTTAGGTTCCAGTTCAACTTTTGGCTCCTTgatttcgtcttcgtttGCCAGCAGTTCTCTCGCTTCCGCTATGAGGTTGAACTTGGCCACTATCAAGTTCCCCCCTTCAAGAGATGTTCCTGTGATAAACCCTGAGCTTGATTCTTTtacaagaaacaaacaGTACTTGGCCCAGTTAGTAGCTAATCAGCAGAAATCTCAGCTTTTGAAAAACACCAAAATCGCGAAGGTTATCAGTCCTGGGGTCTTCATCTGCGTGAaaaagacgaagaaatccGACAAGTTATTCATTGCTACTGCTAATTACGgctttctcaagaagaacaacaagttggtggAAGATGCCGAATTTATCAAGTATGGTGCAAATGACGATACTTCTTTCACGTACATTAATGACATCATCCAGTTGACACCATCAATGAATGCTACCAATACACCAAATGGCTATGCTAACGTTTTGGCCAGTCAATACACTAAACAACCTTTGCGTTTTGCTTTATTGACAAACTTTGGTATTATCATCTACCAATTCAAATTAACTGAtcaaatcttgaaaactCTTAAGGAAGAGACAATCGAGAATTTCATAGAAGAGAACGGTTTTGAAGAAACCTGTTCCACATTGCTTTACTTGTCATGTTCTTACGGCCACCATAATTCAAATGACTTATTCAAGAGGAAGGCACAGATATTGTTTTCTACCTGCGGTAACAGCGCCAGGTTGACGGACTCCACACAATTGCAGACTCACCAGAATAATGCTCTTTTGCctcatcaacaacaattggCTAATATTGGCGCAACAAGTGAGTCTCATCCCACAGTAGATCAGGTTGTGTTGAGTGACAGATTCTATGGTACTTGtttgttgatttccagGTTGTTCCGTGAGTGCTGGAACAAGAATGTCTTTGTTAAATTGCCCCACATCAAGTCCAACACATTGggagaaattgaagtggCATCTgtcaaagaagataatTTGTTAATTAAAGGTTTGAACATTGACAAAAAGCAAGtggaattcttcattggttCCATCATCGTGTTGATTGATTTTTTTGTCGAGAATGGAAACAGCATTCAAGGATTGAATGCCCCTAATTACAGTTCTGATCCTAGCCAGTTCGAAAGCGAAGTCTGTTTGAGAGCTGAGCATATTGCATTTACATCTATTATCAAGTCATTAAATTCGATGAAAGAAGCgctttctttcttgatggTGCtaattgaagaaattcaaataAACCagtccaacttcaacgatatcttcaagttcttgtcgTTGACTAATCAAGTCAATTTGTTGAGTTTGTCGTTCAAAGATCTCTTGTTGCCCAATAGGgaagtcaagaacttgatcaaggacTTGTTATCTTCtatcatcaacaaaaatATTCTCAAAGGTGGCTCTATCGACTTGATTGCTTCCTCTTTACAGGGTCGTTGTGGCTCTTTCTGTTCTACAGATGACGTATTGATCTTCAAGGCAATTGAGAATTTGACAAGAGCAAAAAATATTGGTTACAGAGACGCTGAAATCAAGTCCAAatgtttgaagaatgctGTGATATTATTCGAAGAAGCTCATGAATCTTTAACATTAGAAAACATTGAGAATTCCGTCAACATTATGTTGGATTTGGAATACTACGTAGGAGCAGTGggcttgttgttgaagttggctcACAAGGTTGGCAGCAATCCTAAGATCCCGAACGCGCAATTTGATCAGATAAATGCCCATGACAACTCAAAGAAAAACACTAGAGCCATTGAAgataacaagaaaagatcgcaattgttcaatttggtattcaagatcttgacaAGTGTTGATCTGAAGGCTATCAAAATTACCGAAACCAATAaccagttgttgatcaatGAATTCATAGAAGTAAGAGACTCGGCTTACGAGTCTTGTTTTGCTTCTCAAGACAAAGCGTTCCATTATGAATTCTACCAGTGGTTTATTGACCAAGGTGTAAGCGAACGTCTTTTAGAAATTGACACACCATTCATATTGccattcttggaagaaagatCTGAGAAGACGTTGGCTCTTAGCGACTTGTTGTGGCTCTACCATTCCAAAAGAGAACACTATTTCGAAGCAGCCAGTATCTTGTATTCTCTAGCTATATCTGAGTTCgcattgaacttgaaccAAAGAATTGAGTACTTGTCCAGAGCAAACGGATTCTGTAACTGTGTTTGCCCTCCTAACTTGAGACAAAAGATGATCCAGTTGTCTTCAGTTATTCAAGAGTTGTTTGATGTTGCCAATGTTCAGTTGGATATCTTGGCTGCTATCAATTCTGATTCTAGAATTAGCAAAGAAAATAAGGACATAGCTACATCTGCTCTTaatttcaagatcttgaccATTTcagacttgttcaacacaTATGCTGATCCTTTGGGTTACTACGACTTGTGtttgttgattttcaagatttcagACTACAAGAACACCGAcgatatcttgaagagatgGGAGTTATTCTTTGAGAAGATTTTCCATGAGTTCcttgtcaagaacaagtcgAGCCTGGAAGCGTTCTATATTCTCGTTAATAAAGCATTTTCATTAATTGGATCCAGGCTCTCGTCCAATGACTTGGTCTTCCCTATCGACGAGTTGATCAAGCTCATCAGCAAATACTTGCAGGAGGCTATTGAAGAGAACCCAGTTTCACAAAAGCCACCCAAGGGTGCGATCATAGACATGTTTGTGAAGTCTGGCGTTGGCTATGACAAGCTTTACTACGTCATCAAGTCATTGATTGAACACAACACATTCGAAATCTATCCTGGGTTCaccaacgacttgaaaaCGAACGAAATGGCATATTTAATCAAGAACTGGTACAACTCCGACAAGAAGTTACGAGAGTTGATTTCCAGCGACAAGATCAGAAAATTAGAAGATTATTCACTTGAGGTAGATCCTATTAGTGACTTGGTTAAGCATGGAGGTGTGTTATTCTAATAGGTTTAGATGTCGtctattcttttctagACTATTCAAAAGAAATGGATAGTCTAGTGTTTGTAGTATTTACAGTATATAATTAAAGCATTTCGTCATTTCTAGTTCAACTCGTagaacttgttcttctggaCATCGAActtctcttgttcaaagatATCGCTATTGTTGCCTGTTGGTCTCAAGTAATTTCCAGACGCATGAGGCAAGTACATTCTCTCAGGCTGGGAATGCTTATCAGCCAAATGAGGAACAATGCCGTCGaaaatcaacttgacaGCATTAGCTTCAGCTCCACGAGGCATGATAACGTCAGCAAACTCTTTAGTAGGGAAAATAAAGTCGCTCATCTCTGCACGAGCTCCTTGTAGATACGCATTGATAACACTTTCCAAAGACGCTTTGTCTGAATCCTCAGGCAAACCGACACCTAGAACATCTCTTCTGATCCAACGAATGAGTCTGGTATCAGGATCGCTATCTATGAACACCTTTATCTGCGACATCAGACGCAATTCCTTGTCGTAAAGCGAATAAAGGCCATGGACTATGAATATCTTCTGTGGACTCTCATCTGGAGtgtcttcaaatttgaGCAAATCCAGTTTGAGCTTTTCGAAATCAAAACGAGAAGGCTTAAGAGGAGGATACTTTTGCAATCCATTACTCACTGTTATGGCTGCTGACTTTGAGGTCAGGTAGGTGCTGGAGTCAATAGTCTTGTTGGGATGGGTGTCCTTGTATAAATTCATGTCTATCAATTGGACATCATGTCTAGCCTTGGAAAGAGTGGTTTCGATTTCCTGTTTAAGCAACTGGGCCGTGGTCTTCTTTCCGGCAGCATGTCCACCTCCTATAAGCACCACAACTGATTTCACCATACTGTAAAAGAAATAAGAATGAATTAAAAAAAGTGATTTGAAATGGTATGTTGTGAAATCTACTCTCATAATAAATTTCATTGAACTATTCGCGAATCTCATCTCAAATAAATTTAGAGAGCATCTCaagtgaaatatttcagtgCTCCATATATCAATCAACTTTAAAATATAGCAAACctcctttcttctctattgaagatcttgtatCATAGTATCTTGTAATATAGTTCGGTTAAAACAACAATATGGACGATTTCGACAGAGATTTGGACAACGAATTGGAGTTCTCCCACAAGTCCACTAAGAATGTTAAGGTGCATGCGACTTTTGAAAGCATGAACCTCAAGCCAGACCTCTTAAAAGGCATATATGGCTATGGTTTTGAGGCTCCTTCAGCTATTCAGTCCCGTGCCATCATGCAGATCATTAACGGGAGAGATACTATTGCCCAGGCTCAATCGGGAACTGGGAAAACAGCCACTTTCTCCATAGGAATGCTCCAAGCCATAGATACTAATGCCAAAGACTGTCAGGCGCTAATTCTTTCCCCAACTAGAGAGTTGGCAGTTCAGATTCAGAACGTCGTTAAACATTTAGGTGACTACATGAACATCCACACACATGCTTGTATAGGAGGAACGCATGTGGGCGAtgacatcaagaagttgaaacagGGCCAACAGATTGTGAGTGGAACTCCAGGTAGAGTCGTGGATATGGTCAAGAGACAGCAATTATCCACTAGAAATATCAAGATGTTGATTTTGGACGAAGCTGACGAATTATTCACCAAAGGTTTCAAAGAACAAATCTACGAAGTTTATAAGTACTTGCCCCCTTCAGTCCAGGTGGTTGTAGTTAGTGCAACTCTTTCACGAGAAGTGTTGGAAATGACCAACAAGTTCACCACAGACCCTGTCAAGATTTTGGTGAAGCGAGACCAGATCACTCTTGAAGGTATTAAACAGTATCATGTTCAGTgtgagaaagaagactgGAAGTTTGATACGTTGTGTGATTTGTACGACAACTTGACCATCACCCAGGCCGTGATCTTCTGTAACACCAAGCTCAAAGTCAACTGGCTCACTGACCAGATGAGAAAGCAGAACTTTACTGTTGTGTCTATGCATGGTGACATGAAACAGGACGAACGTGACTCCATCATGAACGATTTCAGAACGGGAAACTCCCGTGTGTTGATTTCCACCGATGTGTGGGCCAGAGGAATTGATGTGCAACAAGTTTCGCTCGTGATAAACTACGATTTGCCCACTGATAAAGAGAATTATATACACAGAATCGGTAGATCCggaagatttggaagaaaggGGGTAGCCATCAATTTGATCACTAAGGAGGATGTTGCTACGTTGAGAGACTTTGAGAAGTATTACTCGACGAAGATCAGAGAAATGCCCATGAACATTAACGATATAATGTAGGAATAGACATAATGCATTGGTTTTCAATATAGTATATAAAGCTCTGCCTAGATTAGACTTGTTAATTTAACCAACGTATCTATGGCGTATCTTAATGCGTTTATGAGAGAAATTCCGAGTAAattttttcgcagccatcTACACGATAGAAAAAGTATGCGTGGAGAGAGACAAAATAATAGCAGAGAACACTATAGACAAaatagtagaagaaaataccatacaaagaagaaatgaagtcTCAAGATTTCCAAATGCTTCCAATTGATTGCATTCAACTATTTCACTTACATTTATCTGAATTATAATCATTAGTTGGCCATCAGCTTGGTCCATGTCATCTCCAACAGGCGACTAAGAATCgcgaaaaaaaatttgattTGAATACACGTGACACAGCCATCTCAAAATTTTTTGGTAGGAAATTGATCTTACAATAGTATTCAAAAAGCTATTCTTCACTAGAACTCCAGCTACTTCTGTGTCTTTGATAGCATTCACGATATAACTAGCCAGTAGCAGCCATGGATTCGCAGTATCTCGCTTCGTTAGAAGAGACGTTGAGAAATACGTTGGTTCCTGACTCTGCCGTCATTAAACAGGCATCGCAGCAGTTGACCAAACAGTTCTACACCAACTCTCTAGCCCTTCCAGCTTTGtttcagattttgcaaACTGCTCAGGACGACAAACTTAAGCAGTtggctgctgttgaagCAAGAAAACTCGTGTTGACCAACTGGGCCAATGTAGACGCTTCTTTGAAGCCTGCTATCAGggacaacttgttgaacaacacCTTTCAACAACCTAGCAAGTTGATCAGACACTCCTCAGCCCGTGTCGTTGCTGCTATTGGTGAACTTGACTTAGAAAGCAATGAATGGCAAGATCTCTTGCCTACTTTGGTGAGCGGAGTGCAGAATGCCGATGTCCAGACTAAGGAAATGGCTGTCTACACCTTGTACACCATCTTGGAAACTCAGATCCCAGCCCTTGTAGCTCATGTAGGCgaattcttgactttgttctCCAACTTGTTATCTGACCAATCCTCCAGAGATGTCAGGGTCAACTCGGTATTGTCATTGGATGTTCTTTCACAGTTTCTCGAGGAAGATGCCCAAGTCGATGCTGCCTCCGCTGCTAAGTTCAGAGACTCTATCCCAGGAATGGTTGAGGTATTGAAAGAGGTTCTTGCTGCTGATGACTCAGAAAAAGCTAAggatatcttcaatgtattcAATTCGTTGATTTACTTGGACTCGAAGTTGGTAGGTGACCATTTAGTTTCATTGATCCAGTTTGTCGCAGGTATCGCTTCAAATACTGACTTGGACGAAGAGTACAGAACGTTTGCATTGCAATTTTTGATCTCATGTGTCTCTATGAGAAAATCCAAGATCTCCTCCAACAAGTTGGGTCCTCAATTGACATTGGTTGCTGTCAAGATTGCCTGTGAGGAAATCGATGTAGAAGCTGAGTTGgaaaatgatgatgaagaaaacgaaaacgaagaaaattcGCCATCCAGTTTGGGTTTGAGATTGGTAGCAATGTTGTCGGCCGAGTTGGCTCCTTCTCAGGTCATCACTCCATTGTTTGAAGCTTTACCCTCGTTgttatcttcttccaatcaGTTCGAGAGAAGAGGTGGTTTGTTATGTATAGGTGTTGTTTCATCTGGAGCTCCAGACTAC
Protein-coding regions in this window:
- the APE3.2 gene encoding leucyl aminopeptidase precursor (Aminopeptidase putative leucyl aminopeptidase precursor) translates to MKVCIALSLALASASALPAFFSNPFTLSSETNRLIKLGPDEYRLVSEADKLKLRRSNVNFIDVTRHVPVEKVVQDGVIGAPEQSFFTTLKTLGSKQLHHLAKEPPVYNYPKKAHYKDEVNRLIAAIDVDSITANLNKFTSFYTRYYKSESGFESANWLYDYISSLVAPVKEKVSVTKFHHDGWDQFSIIVSIPGEVADKVVVGAHQDSINLLFPNLLKAPGADDDGSGTVTILEVLRLLLGEYEAKTFKPYNTLEFHFFSAEEGGLLGSIDVFSNYSSYDEVVVGMLQQDMTGYSAGSVDAGVEPHIGLITDYTSVALNDFLKVLVDTYNDIPYHESSCGYACSDHASAIENGYPASFLIESEMKYTSKYIHSVLDTVDRIDWDHVTEHVKLTIAYAYELSLAKKLH
- the NUP170 gene encoding nuclear pore complex subunit, producing the protein MAIPTSVPLNVGSSVPPRPTDANSKYIAPTLKLKDVSDSLQFHQDRNSSSMNSSRGNLSKRFLHPMSLDAKEVNYKINVPNFANLPPLQLGSKFITDLNKIDSLTPSDLYYGETINKTETGLDNYYFDYDNGLGEFSRFEKINQLNLPDKFFDEYNSTECITKQGMFPEIERSWIAIDNKLVLWNYKVPQSSFNQSSQFLTIDQIRHTILTVKLVKPKPGVFVPEVNYLLVVATTIDIHIFIIKYDSSFNNLEIFNPDLSISSQGLIVNNFTVNPKTNDIYFSGEGDGINIWRLDYSNKSSFIKNKCDKICLTKSGLSSVIPNKLPGLGLFDYSETSNNDKSTAPNNIPELLVQLEVDPERDILYSLSNKSIIRVYKLQPKQEQLHEASRLTPNQIFKSASSLFVDTANIKVFERFKVISIQHISPQESGAVQLIAITSNGCRILLKLGSSSTFGSLISSSFASSSLASAMRLNLATIKFPPSRDVPVINPELDSFTRNKQYLAQLVANQQKSQLLKNTKIAKVISPGVFICVKKTKKSDKLFIATANYGFLKKNNKLVEDAEFIKYGANDDTSFTYINDIIQLTPSMNATNTPNGYANVLASQYTKQPLRFALLTNFGIIIYQFKLTDQILKTLKEETIENFIEENGFEETCSTLLYLSCSYGHHNSNDLFKRKAQILFSTCGNSARLTDSTQLQTHQNNALLPHQQQLANIGATSESHPTVDQVVLSDRFYGTCLLISRLFRECWNKNVFVKLPHIKSNTLGEIEVASVKEDNLLIKGLNIDKKQVEFFIGSIIVLIDFFVENGNSIQGLNAPNYSSDPSQFESEVCLRAEHIAFTSIIKSLNSMKEALSFLMVLIEEIQINQSNFNDIFKFLSLTNQVNLLSLSFKDLLLPNREVKNLIKDLLSSIINKNILKGGSIDLIASSLQGRCGSFCSTDDVLIFKAIENLTRAKNIGYRDAEIKSKCLKNAVILFEEAHESLTLENIENSVNIMLDLEYYVGAVGLLLKLAHKVGSNPKIPNAQFDQINAHDNSKKNTRAIEDNKKRSQLFNLVFKILTSVDSKAIKITETNNQLLINEFIEVRDSAYESCFASQDKAFHYEFYQWFIDQGVSERLLEIDTPFILPFLEERSEKTLALSDLLWLYHSKREHYFEAASILYSLAISEFALNLNQRIEYLSRANGFCNCVCPPNLRQKMIQLSSVIQELFDVANVQLDILAAINSDSRISKENKDIATSALNFKILTISDLFNTYADPLGYYDLCLLIFKISDYKNTDDILKRWELFFEKIFHEFLVKNKSSSEAFYILVNKAFSLIGSRLSSNDLVFPIDELIKLISKYLQEAIEENPVSQKPPKGAIIDMFVKSGVGYDKLYYVIKSLIEHNTFEIYPGFTNDLKTNEMAYLIKNWYNSDKKLRELISSDKIRKLEDYSLEVDPISDLVKHGGVLF
- the FAL1 gene encoding RNA helicase involved in maturation of 18S rRNA — protein: MDDFDRDLDNELEFSHKSTKNVKVHATFESMNLKPDLLKGIYGYGFEAPSAIQSRAIMQIINGRDTIAQAQSGTGKTATFSIGMLQAIDTNAKDCQALILSPTRELAVQIQNVVKHLGDYMNIHTHACIGGTHVGDDIKKLKQGQQIVSGTPGRVVDMVKRQQLSTRNIKMLILDEADELFTKGFKEQIYEVYKYLPPSVQVVVVSATLSREVLEMTNKFTTDPVKILVKRDQITLEGIKQYHVQCEKEDWKFDTLCDLYDNLTITQAVIFCNTKLKVNWLTDQMRKQNFTVVSMHGDMKQDERDSIMNDFRTGNSRVLISTDVWARGIDVQQVSLVINYDLPTDKENYIHRIGRSGRFGRKGVAINLITKEDVATLRDFEKYYSTKIREMPMNINDIM
- the URK2 gene encoding Uridine kinase (Uridine monophosphokinase) conserved hypothetical protein (Uridine kinase (Uridine monophosphokinase) (Cytidine monophosphokinase)), which produces MVKSVVVLIGGGHAAGKKTTAQLLKQEIETTLSKARHDVQLIDMNLYKDTHPNKTIDSSTYSTSKSAAITVSNGLQKYPPLKPSRFDFEKLKSDLLKFEDTPDESPQKIFIVHGLYSLYDKELRSMSQIKVFIDSDPDTRLIRWIRRDVLGVGLPEDSDKASLESVINAYLQGARAEMSDFIFPTKEFADVIMPRGAEANAVKLIFDGIVPHLADKHSQPERMYLPHASGNYLRPTGNNSDIFEQEKFDVQKNKFYELN